From one Rhopalosiphum padi isolate XX-2018 chromosome 2, ASM2088224v1, whole genome shotgun sequence genomic stretch:
- the LOC132921393 gene encoding uncharacterized protein LOC132921393: MYTNISDIQKKTAVASGDDDSDNSDQEYYSCLHEHTNNGSSANDSRITNFSCVQALTFLNSPKKEISVLEDYPIVKQVFLKYNTTIPSSAPVERLFSEAIQVLTHRRNRLGDKTFEMLLCCKSKN, encoded by the coding sequence ATGTATACTAATATCAGTGATATCCAAAAAAAAACTGCCGTAGCTAGTGGTGATGATGACAGTGATAATAGTGATCAGGAATATTACTCATGTTTGCACGAACACACCAATAATGGATCCTCTGCTAATGATTCAAGAATTACAAACTTTTCTTGTGTACAGGCTTTGACATTCTTAAATTCTCCAAAAAAAGAAATTAGTGTATTAGAAGATTATCCCATAGTTAAACAAGTGTTCTTAAAATACAACACAACTATTCCGTCTTCAGCTCCAGTCGAACGACTTTTTAGTGAAGCAATCCAAGTATTAACACACAGGAGAAACCGTCTAGGAGATAAGACATTTGAGATGTTACTATGTTGTAAGTCAAAAAATTAA